From the genome of Brassica oleracea var. oleracea cultivar TO1000 chromosome C4, BOL, whole genome shotgun sequence:
TAACATTTTCATGGAAAATAACCAGGGCTAGCCCTAGTGATAATAAAATCTTAACAATGTTAACATTGATTACCAGAAAAAAAGGTATAGTTTAAAGAAAATGTCCAAACTTGTGATAGACCGGAACATTTTCTTGGTAAAGAATCAATTAATTGAGTGTCAATTGAATTCAGAACAATCAATCAAAGACAATAAAAAGAAAAGTATTTTTTTTTCTTTTTTTGTTTGAGCAAAAAAAGAAAACTATCTAAAAATAGGCCTGGAACTTTTATCTGAGATCCGGATTCGATCCGTGATCCGATCCGGATCCGACCAGAAAATCTGGATATCCGGAGAGGCCGAATCCGGATCCGGATATCTTGATTTTTTAGTCCGGATATCCGGATCCGTAAATTTTATTAATAACTATTTCAAAAATAGTAATATCTATATATAAAAATTAATTTTATTTAATATATTTTCATTTTTATAATAGTATATATAAATTTTATGTAAATTTTGTAATATTATACATAGAAATAATTAAAAACATTATATATTTTTATTTTTAAATTATTGTTAATATTTTATATATATTAATATTATTTTTTATTTATTTTAAGGATCCAAATCCGGATCTGGATATCCGCTGGATATTATAATTTTAGAAAGATATACGACACTCGGATATCCGCGAACCCCAGATCTGGATAAATATAGTAAAATTATGGATCCGCTGGATAAGGATCCGGATCCGGATATCTTAAAATTGTCCCGATATCCGATCCGTCCCAGGCCTATCTAAAGGACCTATTAAACAATTAAAAATAAAAGCTTTAATTGTTTATAAAAGTATTAAATTTGTTTACTTATCGTTTTCTGACGAGATCACTTGGGCTGACCCCAACATCGCCGATCTAAAGAACAGAGACGGTGGTTTCGGTTTCGATTTGGTCGTAATATGGTGGTTCCGATGCTTGGTGGGTTTCCGATCTTCTTGGTGGTGAGAGTTCTGGGTTTCATCATTGCGGTTTTGGTTCTGACATGGACTGTTCACTACAGAGGAGGATTGGCTCTTTCCTCCGGTAACAAAGATCTCATCTTCAATGTAAATCTCTCTCTCTTTTGACTTTTCCTGAAAGCCCTAATCTTTATCACACACTATTGGTTTTGTAGTTGACCCTTTTTGTTGGATTCTAAAAAGTGGTGTTCTCGGTGGTGATGTATGTGTGTGCAGGTTCATCCAGTTTTGATGGTGATTGGGCTCATACTCTTCAATGGTGAAGGTAAAACAATCCCTTCACATGTTTCCTCCTGCTTTGTTCCTTGTAATCACGTTGACATTACTGATTTATGTTTCGTTTATTTGGATGTTTGGTTTTTGTTTATAGAAGGTTCATGTCTTAGCTCCATAGGTTCAATGAACAAGACATGAACTTTGTTGCATGTTTCATTCATTGTGCATGTATGAAACCATTAATGTGAAGAGGGGTTTAGGATTAATAGTATCGGTTTACATGTTCGATTACTAGATTCTTCATTAATCATTCATAGACAATCTTGTCTTTTCTCATATTTGGGTACATGGACGTTACGCAGCAATGTCAAGAAGTTTAGGGTTTGTAGTATATTACCAGTATACTTCATGTGTCAAAGAGACTGAGAACATGTTAATGGTTTCTTAACATTTTGTGTTACATTGAAAATTATGCAGCTATGTTAGCATACAAGTCAGTTCAAGGTACAAAGAACTTGAAGAAACTGGTTCATCTTACACTGCAATTCGCAGCTTTTATACTAAGTTTAGTCGGAGTATGGGCTGCTCTTAAGTTCCATATCGACAAAGGGATTGAAAATTTCTACAGTCTGCATTCATGGCTCGGCTTAGCTTGTCTCTTTCTCTTCGCCTTCCAGGTACATACATACACACACTTCTCTTAAAACAAACTATCCAAGAGAACTCAAATACCTATCACTATTATTGCAAACAGTGGGCTTCAGGGTTTGTGACTTACTGGTACCCGGGTGGTTCAAGAAACAGCCGAGCCAGCTTAATGCCTTGGCACGTGTTCTTAGGGGTTGCCATCTATGCATTGGCTTTGGTGACTGTAACCACAGGGATACTGGAGAAGCTGACGTTCCTGCAAGTGAACCAGGTGATAACTCGGTATTCAACAGAGGCCATGTTAGTTAACACGATGGGTGTTCTGATTCTTGTTCTTGGCGGTTTCGTGGTCCTCGGTGTGGTTACTCCACTCAACGCCAAAGACCAAGTCCTTACTCAATAGAGAACAAATACTTTTCTTACAATCGTAATTCTTCTTTCAACATTTGGACCTTTTTGAAACATCTGCCATAAAATCTTCTTACACATATTTTAATCAGAGACCTTATTAAGAACCAATCTAGTGCATCTTTCTTACAATCATAAAAATTTGTGATGAAACTGAGTTTATATGAAATGATTCTAAGAGTGACAATATGAGAACCAGACAAAAACACTCGTCAACCTTCATGAGAAGGGCAGGCAGAATAAGATAAGCTTTCACTCAATACAGCACACAAACAAACAAAAAAAAGCATCACTGATATGGATAAAATCTTTCTCGGAGAGGCGGTTGATGAATCGCACTCTTCACAGAGTCGAAAGTTTCTAAAAAGAAAAAAAAAGTCAAAAGCCAACAAAAATGACTCCACTACTCAACGATAAAGAAGCCGGTGAGGGAAAGCTCTATGCAGGTTTGTGACGAGAAGAGCCTGAGCTAGAGGAAGAGAATGGAGGGGAGGAGAGGCTTTCGGCAAAACTTTATAAAGCAGCGCTTAGACAAGCGAGTGTTCTTTCTGATACTCTCTCACAATGACAGGCACACTCGTGGGAGGTACCTGAAAAAACGATGTTGGCCAATGTTTGAGATGGAGAAAGTGTGATGCATGAAATATGTTCAGAGATGAGATTTCAGGACCCGATGTTCTTACAGATAATAAAGTTAGAGAATATGTTATGTTTCTAAGAGAGTGAGTGATTCATCTTACCATGCCATAGTCTGTGATTATCATGGAAATGTAATCTGACGGAGTAGCATCATACCTGCCAATTAGAAGCATGAGTAATGACAGAACATAAGTATCATTTGTTTTGGGGTTAAAGTCGCTTACATTAAGTTCAGAAACTGCAAGTTTGCGTTATTGGTCAAACCATCCAAGTAGTTTATGTCTTCTCTTCCACGAACTTTCGAAATAGCATTTGGATCACCTGAAGTGAAAAAAAGAAAACCAATTCAAAATAGGCAGTATAAGAAGATAAAATAGATTTTGCATACCGAGCTCATTGGAGCATATGGAATCAAGTTGCACCCTCTCATGGAACTTGTAAGCTTCGCAACACACAAGCACAGGAACGCGGAACGCACTTGCAACCATTGCAACGCTAGCAGTCCCGACCCTTGAGTAAACCGTTCCGTTTGACAAAACTGACGAAGCCCCCAAAAACACTTTGGTGACTTCGTGCATGATATACGAAACGGCGTTTATATGAGTGTATGTACAGTTGATGCCACGTTTGATCAATCTACGAAGCAGTAACTGTCCTTCGAGCTTCGGACGAGAATCCACCACCAAGACACGGAACTTCTTCTTGAGTTCATGCGCGTGTAACAACACCATCTCAACAGCAGTTGGAGATCCATAGGTCAGAAGCACATCACCGTCTCTTATCTTAGTGACAGCGTGTTTGACTATCACCGTATCTGCCATTACGATCTTCTCGTTGATGAACCGTTCGATATCTGACTGAAGAGCAGCTTTTGCTTCGGATTCAGAAAGTGTTATAGGCAGCTTCGCGATCCTGTTCTTCACGAATCGGATGGCGTTTCCCATACTAACGGAAAGCGGGCGGCACTCTATGAGGAAAGAGACGTAGCTACTTATCTTCGCCGTCATGTCTCTGTTAAGAGTCTTCTCAGAGGGTGTCGAATAATCTTTGACGACCTCTTGGAATGCTTGGAGCATCGCAATGCATCTGGCGTTGCCACCAGATATATCCCCGGAGAGATATTGAAGACCAACCTGATGATAACCACAACAACTGATACTCATTCAGTAGCAAAAGGGACACAACCATATGAAGAGTGAACATTTGTACCTTGTAGACAGCAGGATGCATAGGGTCAAGCTGGAAGAACTTGGTCTCGAGATCAGGAAGTTGAGTGCCATGCTCATACTGAGGCAAATGCCTAAACAGCTCAACCCTGTTTTTAGCTTCGGTCTGTTTGACAACGGCACGTCTTTTCGCCTTGACGACTCTGCTCTCGTCATCGTATTGCATGCGGGGATGTGGAGCATCTTTCTTTCGATCTTTCTCAGCTTGGCCTCCCTTCTTCTCAGATGGTCCAGCAGCAACAGCAGCTACGTCGTTCTTCTGAGAAGAGGGCTTTGCTGGTTTAGTAACTTTAACATTTGTCGAAGCCACAGAGCCTGAGCTCACTAGTGGCGCCTTCCCACCTTCAGCTGATATAAGCAAGTTCAGTTCATCAGAGTTGTACATGCAAATTCATTCATTCATTCAAGCAACGATGTTATAGATTAAAAAAAAAGGCACCTTTTGCAGCAGCTTTGGCAGCTCTTTGAGCTTCCTGAAGAGCTCGTCTCTCAGCTTTGGTGGTTTTCTCTTTCAAAGGCTTAGAGTTCTTCTTCTGGTCACTCTCCTTCTCTGCAATTTGATAAACTAAACATTGTGAATCAAGAAGAACCAAATCAACAACTTTAAAGCAAGTGACAGTACCAGAGAGTCCAGGAGGCATATTCACGACGGAGACAGTGGTCAATCCACTAGCTGGAACGCTGCTAGATTTAGCCGCCGCCATAGAATCCATCCCGACGCCGGGAAGCGAGGAAGACGGTTTCGAGAAACTCGCCCTGGAAACGCGTCCAGGAGACGCCGTCATCGAGCCGTCAGGGAAATCGCGGCGGGTGGAGTAGGAGAAGGAGGAAGGAGAGACGGCTGATGCGGCGGCGGCGGCGCGAAGGGGGAAAGTATCGGAGGAGTTGTGGCGAGGCGGGGGAATCATGACGGGGGAGAGGGAGTTGCCGGAGGGAGAAATGCTGGAGACGACGGGATGAGATTCGGAGGCGATCGGGTCGGGTTGGTAAGTCGAATCGGGTTGGGAAGATGTGAAGAAACCGACTTGCCGGACCTTCGGATCGACAACGGCGCGAGGGTTCCGACGAGACTCCATTGCTGAGTGAAGGTTAGCGTTACTGTAGCTCTATGGCTTTTTCTCGGAGGAAAACGGAATATCAGGAAACTTTCTCGGGAAATTTTGGTTTTGGGATCGAATTTTATTTTATTTTTTTAATTTTAATTTTGCCCCAGACGAATAATAGTGTTTTTATTATCTTTTTGTTTTACATTTTTTTGGTGTCAGATTAATCCGAACGGCTTGAGCTGATCTTGACAGTCCAGTCACTAAAGGTCGCTGTTTCTCTTGCTGGAAACGGCAAGTATGACAGAAAAACGACACGTCTTTCTCTTTCTGGTGCATTAGCTGAGGTGGGCTAGGCCCATTGTAACTATCCGTGAGTGTCTTTTGTGCATGGATCAACGGCTCTTATTTTGACACATCAACAAAGCCCAAAACGCCACGCAGTATTAAA
Proteins encoded in this window:
- the LOC106342257 gene encoding probable transmembrane ascorbate ferrireductase 2, giving the protein MVVPMLGGFPIFLVVRVLGFIIAVLVLTWTVHYRGGLALSSGNKDLIFNVHPVLMVIGLILFNGEAMLAYKSVQGTKNLKKLVHLTLQFAAFILSLVGVWAALKFHIDKGIENFYSLHSWLGLACLFLFAFQWASGFVTYWYPGGSRNSRASLMPWHVFLGVAIYALALVTVTTGILEKLTFLQVNQVITRYSTEAMLVNTMGVLILVLGGFVVLGVVTPLNAKDQVLTQ
- the LOC106342256 gene encoding translation initiation factor eIF-2B subunit delta, whose protein sequence is MESRRNPRAVVDPKVRQVGFFTSSQPDSTYQPDPIASESHPVVSSISPSGNSLSPVMIPPPRHNSSDTFPLRAAAAASAVSPSSFSYSTRRDFPDGSMTASPGRVSRASFSKPSSSLPGVGMDSMAAAKSSSVPASGLTTVSVVNMPPGLSEKESDQKKNSKPLKEKTTKAERRALQEAQRAAKAAAKAEGGKAPLVSSGSVASTNVKVTKPAKPSSQKNDVAAVAAGPSEKKGGQAEKDRKKDAPHPRMQYDDESRVVKAKRRAVVKQTEAKNRVELFRHLPQYEHGTQLPDLETKFFQLDPMHPAVYKVGLQYLSGDISGGNARCIAMLQAFQEVVKDYSTPSEKTLNRDMTAKISSYVSFLIECRPLSVSMGNAIRFVKNRIAKLPITLSESEAKAALQSDIERFINEKIVMADTVIVKHAVTKIRDGDVLLTYGSPTAVEMVLLHAHELKKKFRVLVVDSRPKLEGQLLLRRLIKRGINCTYTHINAVSYIMHEVTKVFLGASSVLSNGTVYSRVGTASVAMVASAFRVPVLVCCEAYKFHERVQLDSICSNELGDPNAISKVRGREDINYLDGLTNNANLQFLNLMYDATPSDYISMIITDYGMVPPTSVPVIVREYQKEHSLV